In Takifugu flavidus isolate HTHZ2018 unplaced genomic scaffold, ASM371156v2 ctg333, whole genome shotgun sequence, the following proteins share a genomic window:
- the LOC130520265 gene encoding NACHT, LRR and PYD domains-containing protein 12-like isoform X6 → MCDGRGRESRVHSAQLCVHEERQVQRAPLNFGIGPQGSPLKMDEDRAESTVPSCVSLKSDWSKGGMIDFRSSEEIERGEHILSNWDQSAPPGESSCSQSGSRSGDAEMKPKQRGDLQEVIEGHKISLKRRCEHVTEGTNEAGSGTLLNKIYTELYITEGQSEEVDTQHEVRQLERTSKKNIQDTPIKCQDIFKVLSEQQRHIRVVLTNGVAGVGKTFSVQKFSLDWAEGLENQDISLVLPLSCRELNLIRDEQHSLLSLLHVFHPTLQKIRAEDLKTVWKLLFIFDGLDESRFSLDFNKHQVISDVTQVSSVEVLLVNLIQGNLLPSALIWITSRPAAAYQIPPSCVDRITEVRGFTDSQKEEYFRRRFSDEDLSKRIISHIKASRSLHIMCLIPVFCWITAIVLEDMMTRDQRGELPQTLTDLYSHFLRVQIKRKKQKYGGKQRPGKLTEDDKDLLLKLGRLAFEHLEKGNIMFYSEDLERCGLDVSEVSVYSGVCTEIFKRESVIFQKSVYCFVHLSVQEFLAAVYMFHCYTRKDTAVINQFLKYSEPVTSLDDFLRRALMKSLKSENGHLDLFVRFLHGLSLESNQRILGGLLDQTENHPETIQKVLYNLKEENSDEISPDRSINIFHCLMEMKDQSVHQEIQEFLKSEKKSERELSEIHCSALAYLLQMSEEVLDELNLWQYNTSEEGRRRLIPAVRNCRKVELPGSFLSTSHWEVVASAMTSNPSHLRELDLRENKSLTDAVVKLLSSAMMHPNCRLETLRVWCCSLSEISCGSLASALRSNPSHLRELELSHTELKDPGVKLLCGFLQDPLCKLETLRSCPTALKEPKIGTYGR, encoded by the exons atgtgtgatggaagaggaagagagagcagagtccacagtgcccagctgtgtgtccatgaagagcgacaggtccaaagggcacctttaaacttcggtattggacctcaaggctcacctttaaa gatggacgaggacagagcagagtccacagtgcccagctgtgtgtccctgaagagtgactggtccaaaggTGGAAtgatagacttcagaagttcagaggaaat tgagaggggggagcacatcctatcaaactgggaccagtcagctccaccaggagagtcctcttgttcacaatctggaagcagatctggagatgctgaaatgaagcccaaacaaa gaggtgatctgcaggaggtgatagaaggtcataagatcagtctgaagagaagatgtgaacatgtgactgaaggaactaatgaagcaggaagtggaaccctgctgaacaagatctacactgagctctacatcactgagggacaaagtgaggaggtggacacacaacatgaggtgagacagcttgagagaacctccaagaagaacatccaggacactccaatcaagtgccaggacatcttcaaagtcttatctgagcaacagagacacatcagagtggttctgaccaacggtgtcgccggcgttggaaaaaccttctcagtgcagaagttcagtctggactgggcagaaggtttggagaaccaagacatcagtctggtgcttccgctctcatgcagggagctgaacttgatcagagatgagcagcacagtcttctctcactgcttcatgttttccatccaacattacagaagatcagagcagaagatctgaagactgtctggaaacttctgttcatctttgatggcctggatgaaagcagattttcactggatttcaacaagcatcaggtcatctctgatgtcacacaagtatcgtcagttgaggtgctcctggtgaacctcatccaggggaacctgcttccctcagctctcatctggatcacctccagacctgcagcagcctatcagattcctccctcgtgtgttgacaggatcacagaagtacgaggcttcactgactcccagaaggaggagtacttcaggaggaggttcagtgatgaagatctgtccaagagaatcatctcacacatcaaggcctccaggagcctccacatcatgtgtctgatcccagttttctgctggatcactgctatagttctggaggacatgatgaccagagaccagagaggagagctgccccaaaccctgactgacctctactcacacttcctgagggttcagataaagaggaagaagcagaaatatggaggaaagcagagaccagggaaactgactgagGATGATAAAGatctccttctgaagttgggtcggctggcgtttgaacatctggagaaaggaaacatcatgttctactcagaagacctggagcgatgtggactggacgtctccgaggtgtcggtgtactcaggagtttgtacagagatcttcaagagagagagtgtgatcttccagaaatcagtctactgctttgttcatctgagcgttcaggagtttctggctgccgtctacatgttccactgttacaccaggaaagacacagcggttataaatcagttcctaaaatattctgaaccagtcacatctcttgatgacttcctcaggagagcactaatgaaatctctcaaaagtgaaaatggccacctggacttgtttgttcgcttccttcatggtctctctctggagtccaatcagaggatcttgggtggactgttggatcagacggagaaccacccagaaaccatccagaaggtcctctacaacctgaaggaggagaacagtgatgaaatctccccagacagaagcatcaacatcttccactgtctgatggagatgaaggatcagtcagtccatcaggagatccaagagttcctgaagtcagagaagaaatcagagagggaactgtcagagatccactgttcagctctggcctacctgctgcagatgtcagaggaggttctggatgagctgaacctgtggcagtacaacacctcagaggagggacgacgtcgcctgattccagctgtgaggaactgcaggaaggtcga actgcctggtagttttctttcaacgagtcattgggaagttgtggcctcagcaatgacgtcaaacccttctcatctacgggagctggacttaagagagaacaaaagcctgacagatgccgtagtaaagttactgtcttctgcaatgatgcatccaaactgcagactggagacgctcag ggtgtggtgctgcagtttatcagagatcagctgtggctctctggcctcggcgctgaggtccaatccctcccatctgagagaactggagcTGAGTCACACcgagctgaaggatccaggagtgaagctgctctgtggttttctccaggatcctctctgtaagctggagactctcag atcttgtccaaccgccctgaaagaacccaaaataggaacatacggcagataa
- the LOC130520265 gene encoding NACHT, LRR and PYD domains-containing protein 12-like isoform X2 has translation MCDGRGRESRVHSAQLCVHEERQVQRAPLNFGIGPQGSPLKMDEDRAESTVPSCVSLKSDWSKGGMIDFRSSEEIERGEHILSNWDQSAPPGESSCSQSGSRSGDAEMKPKQRGDLQEVIEGHKISLKRRCEHVTEGTNEAGSGTLLNKIYTELYITEGQSEEVDTQHEVRQLERTSKKNIQDTPIKCQDIFKVLSEQQRHIRVVLTNGVAGVGKTFSVQKFSLDWAEGLENQDISLVLPLSCRELNLIRDEQHSLLSLLHVFHPTLQKIRAEDLKTVWKLLFIFDGLDESRFSLDFNKHQVISDVTQVSSVEVLLVNLIQGNLLPSALIWITSRPAAAYQIPPSCVDRITEVRGFTDSQKEEYFRRRFSDEDLSKRIISHIKASRSLHIMCLIPVFCWITAIVLEDMMTRDQRGELPQTLTDLYSHFLRVQIKRKKQKYGGKQRPGKLTEDDKDLLLKLGRLAFEHLEKGNIMFYSEDLERCGLDVSEVSVYSGVCTEIFKRESVIFQKSVYCFVHLSVQEFLAAVYMFHCYTRKDTAVINQFLKYSEPVTSLDDFLRRALMKSLKSENGHLDLFVRFLHGLSLESNQRILGGLLDQTENHPETIQKVLYNLKEENSDEISPDRSINIFHCLMEMKDQSVHQEIQEFLKSEKKSERELSEIHCSALAYLLQMSEEVLDELNLWQYNTSEEGRRRLIPAVRNCRKVELPGSFLSTSHWEVVASAMTSNPSHLRELDLRENKSLTDAVVKLLSSAMMHPNCRLETLRVWCCSLSEISCGSLASALRSNPSHLRELELSHTELKDPGVKLLCGFLQDPLCKLETLRLKYCSLSETSCDSVASALKSNHSHLRELDLGQNQLQDSGVKLLCGFLHFPNCRLETLRLRGCSLSEISCGLSGLGAEVQSLPSQRTGPESEPAAGFRSEAALWFSPLSKLPTGNSEIMELQVIRDQLWLSGLGAEVQSLPSQKTGPGSEPAEGFRAEAAV, from the exons atgtgtgatggaagaggaagagagagcagagtccacagtgcccagctgtgtgtccatgaagagcgacaggtccaaagggcacctttaaacttcggtattggacctcaaggctcacctttaaa gatggacgaggacagagcagagtccacagtgcccagctgtgtgtccctgaagagtgactggtccaaaggTGGAAtgatagacttcagaagttcagaggaaat tgagaggggggagcacatcctatcaaactgggaccagtcagctccaccaggagagtcctcttgttcacaatctggaagcagatctggagatgctgaaatgaagcccaaacaaa gaggtgatctgcaggaggtgatagaaggtcataagatcagtctgaagagaagatgtgaacatgtgactgaaggaactaatgaagcaggaagtggaaccctgctgaacaagatctacactgagctctacatcactgagggacaaagtgaggaggtggacacacaacatgaggtgagacagcttgagagaacctccaagaagaacatccaggacactccaatcaagtgccaggacatcttcaaagtcttatctgagcaacagagacacatcagagtggttctgaccaacggtgtcgccggcgttggaaaaaccttctcagtgcagaagttcagtctggactgggcagaaggtttggagaaccaagacatcagtctggtgcttccgctctcatgcagggagctgaacttgatcagagatgagcagcacagtcttctctcactgcttcatgttttccatccaacattacagaagatcagagcagaagatctgaagactgtctggaaacttctgttcatctttgatggcctggatgaaagcagattttcactggatttcaacaagcatcaggtcatctctgatgtcacacaagtatcgtcagttgaggtgctcctggtgaacctcatccaggggaacctgcttccctcagctctcatctggatcacctccagacctgcagcagcctatcagattcctccctcgtgtgttgacaggatcacagaagtacgaggcttcactgactcccagaaggaggagtacttcaggaggaggttcagtgatgaagatctgtccaagagaatcatctcacacatcaaggcctccaggagcctccacatcatgtgtctgatcccagttttctgctggatcactgctatagttctggaggacatgatgaccagagaccagagaggagagctgccccaaaccctgactgacctctactcacacttcctgagggttcagataaagaggaagaagcagaaatatggaggaaagcagagaccagggaaactgactgagGATGATAAAGatctccttctgaagttgggtcggctggcgtttgaacatctggagaaaggaaacatcatgttctactcagaagacctggagcgatgtggactggacgtctccgaggtgtcggtgtactcaggagtttgtacagagatcttcaagagagagagtgtgatcttccagaaatcagtctactgctttgttcatctgagcgttcaggagtttctggctgccgtctacatgttccactgttacaccaggaaagacacagcggttataaatcagttcctaaaatattctgaaccagtcacatctcttgatgacttcctcaggagagcactaatgaaatctctcaaaagtgaaaatggccacctggacttgtttgttcgcttccttcatggtctctctctggagtccaatcagaggatcttgggtggactgttggatcagacggagaaccacccagaaaccatccagaaggtcctctacaacctgaaggaggagaacagtgatgaaatctccccagacagaagcatcaacatcttccactgtctgatggagatgaaggatcagtcagtccatcaggagatccaagagttcctgaagtcagagaagaaatcagagagggaactgtcagagatccactgttcagctctggcctacctgctgcagatgtcagaggaggttctggatgagctgaacctgtggcagtacaacacctcagaggagggacgacgtcgcctgattccagctgtgaggaactgcaggaaggtcga actgcctggtagttttctttcaacgagtcattgggaagttgtggcctcagcaatgacgtcaaacccttctcatctacgggagctggacttaagagagaacaaaagcctgacagatgccgtagtaaagttactgtcttctgcaatgatgcatccaaactgcagactggagacgctcag ggtgtggtgctgcagtttatcagagatcagctgtggctctctggcctcggcgctgaggtccaatccctcccatctgagagaactggagcTGAGTCACACcgagctgaaggatccaggagtgaagctgctctgtggttttctccaggatcctctctgtaagctggagactctcag actaaagtactgcagtttatcagagaccagctgtgattctgtggcctcagctctgaagtccaaccactcccatctcagagaactggacctgggtcagaaccagctgcaggattcaggagtgaagctgctctgtggttttctccactttccaaactgccgactggaaactctgag attaaggggctgcagcttatcagagatcagctgtggactctctggcctcggcgctgaggtccaatccctcccatctcagagaactggacctgagtcggaaccagctgcaggattcaggagtgaagctgctctgtggttttctccactttccaaactgccgactggaaactctgag attatggagctgcaggttatcagagatcagctgtggctctctggcctcggcgctgaggtccaatccctcccatctcagaaaactggacctgggtcagaaccagctgaaggattcagagctgaagctgctgtctga
- the LOC130520265 gene encoding NACHT, LRR and PYD domains-containing protein 12-like isoform X1, which produces MCDGRGRESRVHSAQLCVHEERQVQRAPLNFGIGPQGSPLKMDEDRAESTVPSCVSLKSDWSKGGMIDFRSSEEIERGEHILSNWDQSAPPGESSCSQSGSRSGDAEMKPKQRGDLQEVIEGHKISLKRRCEHVTEGTNEAGSGTLLNKIYTELYITEGQSEEVDTQHEVRQLERTSKKNIQDTPIKCQDIFKVLSEQQRHIRVVLTNGVAGVGKTFSVQKFSLDWAEGLENQDISLVLPLSCRELNLIRDEQHSLLSLLHVFHPTLQKIRAEDLKTVWKLLFIFDGLDESRFSLDFNKHQVISDVTQVSSVEVLLVNLIQGNLLPSALIWITSRPAAAYQIPPSCVDRITEVRGFTDSQKEEYFRRRFSDEDLSKRIISHIKASRSLHIMCLIPVFCWITAIVLEDMMTRDQRGELPQTLTDLYSHFLRVQIKRKKQKYGGKQRPGKLTEDDKDLLLKLGRLAFEHLEKGNIMFYSEDLERCGLDVSEVSVYSGVCTEIFKRESVIFQKSVYCFVHLSVQEFLAAVYMFHCYTRKDTAVINQFLKYSEPVTSLDDFLRRALMKSLKSENGHLDLFVRFLHGLSLESNQRILGGLLDQTENHPETIQKVLYNLKEENSDEISPDRSINIFHCLMEMKDQSVHQEIQEFLKSEKKSERELSEIHCSALAYLLQMSEEVLDELNLWQYNTSEEGRRRLIPAVRNCRKVELPGSFLSTSHWEVVASAMTSNPSHLRELDLRENKSLTDAVVKLLSSAMMHPNCRLETLRVWCCSLSEISCGSLASALRSNPSHLRELELSHTELKDPGVKLLCGFLQDPLCKLETLRLKYCSLSETSCDSVASALKSNHSHLRELDLGQNQLQDSGVKLLCGFLHFPNCRLETLSFPSLFRLRGCSLSEISCGLSGLGAEVQSLPSQRTGPESEPAAGFRSEAALWFSPLSKLPTGNSEIMELQVIRDQLWLSGLGAEVQSLPSQKTGPGSEPAEGFRAEAAV; this is translated from the exons atgtgtgatggaagaggaagagagagcagagtccacagtgcccagctgtgtgtccatgaagagcgacaggtccaaagggcacctttaaacttcggtattggacctcaaggctcacctttaaa gatggacgaggacagagcagagtccacagtgcccagctgtgtgtccctgaagagtgactggtccaaaggTGGAAtgatagacttcagaagttcagaggaaat tgagaggggggagcacatcctatcaaactgggaccagtcagctccaccaggagagtcctcttgttcacaatctggaagcagatctggagatgctgaaatgaagcccaaacaaa gaggtgatctgcaggaggtgatagaaggtcataagatcagtctgaagagaagatgtgaacatgtgactgaaggaactaatgaagcaggaagtggaaccctgctgaacaagatctacactgagctctacatcactgagggacaaagtgaggaggtggacacacaacatgaggtgagacagcttgagagaacctccaagaagaacatccaggacactccaatcaagtgccaggacatcttcaaagtcttatctgagcaacagagacacatcagagtggttctgaccaacggtgtcgccggcgttggaaaaaccttctcagtgcagaagttcagtctggactgggcagaaggtttggagaaccaagacatcagtctggtgcttccgctctcatgcagggagctgaacttgatcagagatgagcagcacagtcttctctcactgcttcatgttttccatccaacattacagaagatcagagcagaagatctgaagactgtctggaaacttctgttcatctttgatggcctggatgaaagcagattttcactggatttcaacaagcatcaggtcatctctgatgtcacacaagtatcgtcagttgaggtgctcctggtgaacctcatccaggggaacctgcttccctcagctctcatctggatcacctccagacctgcagcagcctatcagattcctccctcgtgtgttgacaggatcacagaagtacgaggcttcactgactcccagaaggaggagtacttcaggaggaggttcagtgatgaagatctgtccaagagaatcatctcacacatcaaggcctccaggagcctccacatcatgtgtctgatcccagttttctgctggatcactgctatagttctggaggacatgatgaccagagaccagagaggagagctgccccaaaccctgactgacctctactcacacttcctgagggttcagataaagaggaagaagcagaaatatggaggaaagcagagaccagggaaactgactgagGATGATAAAGatctccttctgaagttgggtcggctggcgtttgaacatctggagaaaggaaacatcatgttctactcagaagacctggagcgatgtggactggacgtctccgaggtgtcggtgtactcaggagtttgtacagagatcttcaagagagagagtgtgatcttccagaaatcagtctactgctttgttcatctgagcgttcaggagtttctggctgccgtctacatgttccactgttacaccaggaaagacacagcggttataaatcagttcctaaaatattctgaaccagtcacatctcttgatgacttcctcaggagagcactaatgaaatctctcaaaagtgaaaatggccacctggacttgtttgttcgcttccttcatggtctctctctggagtccaatcagaggatcttgggtggactgttggatcagacggagaaccacccagaaaccatccagaaggtcctctacaacctgaaggaggagaacagtgatgaaatctccccagacagaagcatcaacatcttccactgtctgatggagatgaaggatcagtcagtccatcaggagatccaagagttcctgaagtcagagaagaaatcagagagggaactgtcagagatccactgttcagctctggcctacctgctgcagatgtcagaggaggttctggatgagctgaacctgtggcagtacaacacctcagaggagggacgacgtcgcctgattccagctgtgaggaactgcaggaaggtcga actgcctggtagttttctttcaacgagtcattgggaagttgtggcctcagcaatgacgtcaaacccttctcatctacgggagctggacttaagagagaacaaaagcctgacagatgccgtagtaaagttactgtcttctgcaatgatgcatccaaactgcagactggagacgctcag ggtgtggtgctgcagtttatcagagatcagctgtggctctctggcctcggcgctgaggtccaatccctcccatctgagagaactggagcTGAGTCACACcgagctgaaggatccaggagtgaagctgctctgtggttttctccaggatcctctctgtaagctggagactctcag actaaagtactgcagtttatcagagaccagctgtgattctgtggcctcagctctgaagtccaaccactcccatctcagagaactggacctgggtcagaaccagctgcaggattcaggagtgaagctgctctgtggttttctccactttccaaactgccgactggaaactctgag tttcccttctttatttagattaaggggctgcagcttatcagagatcagctgtggactctctggcctcggcgctgaggtccaatccctcccatctcagagaactggacctgagtcggaaccagctgcaggattcaggagtgaagctgctctgtggttttctccactttccaaactgccgactggaaactctgag attatggagctgcaggttatcagagatcagctgtggctctctggcctcggcgctgaggtccaatccctcccatctcagaaaactggacctgggtcagaaccagctgaaggattcagagctgaagctgctgtctga